The following are from one region of the Lacinutrix sp. Bg11-31 genome:
- a CDS encoding ABC transporter substrate-binding protein, translating to MKIKHLILILFFPLSIYSQDYSRDWKGYFSFLDINDISQGSSKIFGAAENAIFIYDTQTNEIEELSTINGLSGETISSIHYVEENGLLLIGFENGLMQVYLESSQEVKTVVDILNKPTIPPTDKRINGFNIYNGLAYISTNYGISLYDINNLEFGDTYFIGPNGSQLIVNDIAVFQNEIYVATESGFYKADVDNQNLIDYQQWEQIGMANWVEIESIGEKVFIARDNTILYEIVGGSFVQSVDYSVQIKDLRKLNNQLLVTTLNALFLYNTDPFNETAVVMSNSDFPTNFTSAVINEENDIFIGTQGVFVSGKSGYGILKTNLSDLTIMEEVHPSCPLSNDGFAINAIDNNVWMTYGDYSISYNPFPLRKRGFSHLKGEEWTNIPFDSVFDAVNLNKIHVNPFNTNKVYISSFVHGLIEVEDDDPTVIYGEDNSTFVSSWSAGVDIRNAGSVIDQNNILWCTNAKTTSPLKSFNLETGEWKSYDFSEIILDRNTEIGYGSIAVDQNGVVWVGGHRKGIIGYKPDTGELHNIESEEKNVPSPTVRTVVVDKQNQVWFGTGKGVRIIYNADSFFDDPSFEPSEIIVLDDGTPVELLYQQFITDIEVDGANNKWIATLNTGAYYFSSDGQETIYHFTKDNSPIPSNNILDIALDETNGIVYMATDKGLVSFNSETSVPDSDLQEAYVYPNPVRPNFNINDEKIKIKGITGNVNIKITDIEGNLVTEAESRTNTKFSGYNLEIDGGTALWNGKNMSGQTVATGVYLVMLSDLDSFETKVLKLMVVR from the coding sequence ATGAAAATAAAACACCTAATATTAATATTGTTTTTCCCACTTTCTATCTATTCTCAAGACTACTCAAGAGATTGGAAAGGTTATTTTTCATTTTTAGATATAAATGACATCTCTCAAGGTTCTTCTAAGATTTTTGGAGCTGCTGAAAATGCAATTTTTATATATGATACTCAAACTAACGAAATAGAGGAGCTATCTACAATTAATGGTTTGTCTGGAGAAACCATTTCTAGCATACATTACGTAGAAGAAAATGGGTTGCTACTAATAGGTTTCGAAAATGGTTTAATGCAAGTTTATTTAGAATCTAGCCAAGAGGTAAAAACTGTAGTTGATATTTTAAATAAACCAACAATTCCTCCAACAGATAAGAGAATTAATGGTTTTAATATTTATAATGGTTTAGCTTATATTTCTACAAATTACGGTATTTCTCTTTATGATATTAATAATTTAGAATTTGGAGACACTTATTTTATTGGACCAAACGGATCTCAATTAATTGTTAATGATATTGCAGTATTTCAAAATGAAATTTATGTTGCAACAGAGAGTGGTTTTTACAAAGCAGATGTAGATAATCAAAATTTAATTGATTATCAGCAATGGGAACAAATTGGAATGGCAAATTGGGTTGAAATTGAATCTATTGGAGAAAAAGTGTTTATTGCAAGAGATAATACAATTTTGTATGAGATAGTTGGAGGTTCTTTTGTTCAGAGCGTAGATTATTCAGTCCAAATAAAAGACTTAAGAAAATTAAATAATCAACTTTTAGTTACAACGCTAAATGCGTTATTTTTATATAATACCGATCCTTTTAATGAAACCGCTGTAGTGATGTCTAATTCAGATTTTCCTACAAACTTCACTTCAGCTGTTATTAATGAAGAAAATGATATTTTTATTGGAACGCAAGGCGTATTTGTTAGTGGTAAATCTGGATATGGAATTTTAAAAACTAATCTTTCAGATTTAACGATAATGGAAGAGGTACATCCATCATGTCCACTTTCTAATGATGGATTTGCTATTAATGCTATTGATAATAATGTGTGGATGACTTATGGTGATTATTCAATTTCATACAATCCATTTCCTTTAAGAAAAAGAGGTTTTAGTCATTTAAAAGGTGAAGAATGGACAAATATTCCTTTCGATAGTGTCTTTGATGCGGTTAATCTTAATAAAATTCATGTTAATCCATTTAATACTAATAAGGTATATATTAGTTCATTTGTTCACGGATTAATAGAAGTTGAAGACGATGATCCTACTGTAATATATGGTGAGGACAATAGTACTTTTGTGTCTTCTTGGTCTGCAGGTGTAGATATTAGAAATGCAGGTTCTGTAATAGATCAAAATAATATTTTATGGTGTACTAATGCTAAAACAACAAGTCCATTAAAGTCTTTTAATTTAGAAACAGGAGAATGGAAATCTTATGATTTTAGTGAGATAATTTTAGATAGAAATACTGAGATTGGCTATGGATCTATTGCTGTAGACCAAAATGGAGTAGTTTGGGTTGGAGGACATAGAAAAGGTATTATTGGTTATAAACCTGATACAGGTGAATTACATAACATTGAATCTGAAGAGAAAAATGTACCATCTCCTACTGTAAGAACAGTAGTTGTCGATAAGCAAAATCAAGTTTGGTTTGGTACAGGAAAAGGTGTAAGAATAATATATAATGCTGATTCATTTTTTGATGACCCATCCTTTGAGCCTTCAGAGATTATAGTGCTTGACGATGGAACTCCTGTAGAATTGTTATATCAACAGTTTATTACAGATATTGAAGTTGATGGAGCAAATAACAAATGGATAGCAACCTTAAATACTGGAGCATATTATTTCTCATCAGATGGTCAAGAAACTATTTATCATTTTACAAAGGATAATTCTCCAATACCATCTAATAATATTTTAGATATTGCTTTAGACGAAACAAATGGTATTGTATACATGGCTACAGATAAAGGTCTTGTTTCTTTCAATAGTGAAACCTCTGTTCCAGATAGCGATCTTCAAGAAGCTTACGTTTACCCAAACCCAGTTAGACCAAACTTTAATATTAACGATGAGAAAATTAAAATTAAAGGTATTACCGGAAATGTAAACATAAAAATTACAGATATTGAAGGGAATCTTGTTACCGAAGCAGAGTCAAGAACTAATACAAAATTTAGTGGCTACAATCTAGAAATAGATGGTGGTACTGCGTTGTGGAATGGAAAAAACATGTCTGGACAAACAGTAGCCACAGGAGTTTATCTGGTTATGCTTTCAGATTTAGATTCATTCGAAACTAAAGTGCTTAAATTAATGGTCGTGAGATAA